The following proteins are encoded in a genomic region of Periophthalmus magnuspinnatus isolate fPerMag1 chromosome 23, fPerMag1.2.pri, whole genome shotgun sequence:
- the zcrb1 gene encoding zinc finger CCHC-type and RNA-binding motif-containing protein 1 encodes MKTGLRFTLFSIMSGGLAPSKSTVYVSNLPFSLTNNDLHKLFTKYGKVVKVTIVKDKETRRSKGIAFVLFLDRESAHNCTRAINNKQLFGRTVKASIAVDNGRATEFIRRRNYTDKSRCYECGDTGHLSYACPKNMLGEREPPKKKEKKKKKKPPQDEQQEEEPESEDEGEDPALDSLSQAIAFQQARLEEEEVKHKRQTASSKEDGGPSTSTDSRKPRIKKSAYFSDEEELSD; translated from the exons ATGAAAACTGGATTACGCTTTACATTGTTCTCCATCATGAGTGGGGGATTGGCACCAAGCAAAAGCACAGTGTATGTGTCTAATttgcctttctctctcaccaACAATGATCTCCATAAG ctATTTACCAAGTATGGGAAAGTTGTCAA GGTGACAATAGTTAAAGACAAAGAGACTCGAAGAAGTAAAGGTATAGCATTTGTCCTCTTTCTGGACAGAGAATCAGCCCATAACTGTACACGAGCAATCAACAATAAACAG TTGTTTGGTCGAACAGTTAAAGCAAGTATCGCTGTTGATAATGGACGAGCAACTGAATTTATAAGGAGAAGGAACTACACAGACAAGTCCAGATGTTATGAATGTGGG GATACAGGACACCTAAGCTATGCATGCCCAAAGAACATGCTTGGTGAGAGGGAACcaccaaagaaaaaagaaaagaaaaagaagaaaaagccgCCACAAGATGAACAGCA GGAGGAAGAACCAGAAAGTGAAGATGAGGGAGAAGATCCAGCTCTTGACAGTTTGAGTCAAGCCATTGCCTTTCAG CAAGCTCGTttagaggaagaagaggtgaaACATAAAAGGCAAACAGCTTCATCTAAAGAAGATGGTGGTCCGTCCACTTCCACTGACTCAAGGAAACCCAGGATCAAAAAAAGTGCATACTTCAGTGATGAGGAAGAGCTCAGTGACTAA
- the pphln1 gene encoding periphilin-1 isoform X3 produces the protein MAYRRNDRNVYDDRFINERPGPYPRAAGAVERRVPYRPEEDYGRSGYASEGAPRFFPNGGGPRNYHGEDRAYHADNVHFPAERRTGPASRRQEEYPYPAQRVPREDPHPGRTLEFNSRAPPHTVRNQGIYPAARALPESGEDTLVQAILNLDRGRKAAQFSASIRERSPVRREVARSPHSRSGSSVSSRGYSPDRAKNLPFPAAQSKNKIPGLSREGSPHSASPSKEESHLPEAEPEEKVAAPAVNQEEVPKSTESFLERRAMAIATKAQEIEKVYRQDCETFGMVVKLLVAKDPNLEKQLQVPLRENLGEIRERCLEDLKQFITELDEVTRQPEPVCDSTTPTTTALTSHKLNKTGLNHSSSF, from the exons A tGGCATACAGGAGAAATGACAGAAATGTGTATGATGACCGCTTTATAAATGAAAGACCG GGTCCATACCCTCGGGCAGCTGGTGCAGTGGAGAGAAGGGTCCCTTACAGACCAGAGGAAGATTATGGTCGCAGTGGTTATGCTTCTGAAGGAGCTCCTCGCTTTTTTCCAAATGGAGGTGGCCCACGCAATTACCATGGTGAAGACAGGGCCTACCATGCAGACAATGTTCATTTTCCTGCAGAGCGCAGGACAGGGCCAGCTTCAAGACGG cAGGAAGAATATCCCTACCCTGCTCAGAGAGTTCCCAGAGAAGATCCACATCCTGGAAGGACTTTAGAATTTAA TTCTCGTGCACCTCCTCATACTGTAAGAAACCAGGGTATCTACCCTGCAGCAAGAGCCCTTCCAGAAAGTGGAGAAGACACATTGGTACAAGCCATTCTCAACCTTGACCGCGG GAGGAAGGCTGCTCAGTTCTCTGCTTCCATTAGAGAGCGCTCTCCAGTGCGTAGAGAGGTAGCCCGCTCCCCCCACAGTCGCTCCGGCTCCAGCGTCAGCAGCCGGGGATACTCACCAGACCGAGCCAAGAACCTGCCATTCCCAGCAGCACAAAGCAAAA ACAAAATTCCTGGGCTCTCAAGGGAAGGTTCACCACATAGTGCATCTCCAAGCAAG GAGGAGAGCCATCTACCTGAAGCTGAACCAGAAGAGAAGGTGGCTGCTCCTGCCGTAAACCAAGAGGAGGTCCCGAAATCTACAGAGAGCTTTCTCGAGCGACGAGCCATGGCCATAGCAACGAAAGCCCAGGAGATTGAGAAG GTGTACCGGCAGGACTGTGAGACTTTTGGCATGGTGGTAAAGCTGCTTGTCGCTAAAGACCCTAACCTAGAAAAACAACTACAGGTTCCTCTCAGAGAGAACCTGGGGGAGATACGTGAGCGATGTTTGGAGGACCTTAAACAGTTTATTACGGAGTTGGATGAGGTGACCCGACAGCCTGAGCCAGTCTGTGACTCTACCACTCCCACCACTACAGCCCTCACCAGCCATAAGCTCAACAAGACTGGACTCAATCACAGCTCTTCTTTTTAA
- the prickle1b gene encoding prickle-like protein 1b isoform X2, giving the protein MNLECIDRGERPAPRGPDMDSHIGGKMGKMSVGFQRSSTSDDDSGCALEEYSWVPPGLRPEQIQMYFSCLPEEKVPYVNSPGEKHRIRQLLYQLPPHDNEVRYCHSLTEEEKRELQMFSSQRKREALGRGTPKILPRALQHTRCEHCGGGINGGEMAIFASRAGPSPCWHPACFVCETCQELLVDLIYFYQNGKILCGRHHAELLKPRCSSCDEIILADECTEAEGRHWHMKHFACFECETMLGGQRYIMKDGRPYCCGCFESLYAEYCEACGENIGVDHAQMTYEGVHWHATDQCFCCAQCKTSLLGCPFLPKEGRIYCSKACSQGEDIHASDSSDSAFQSARSRESRRSVRMGKSSRPSEQWRQSELFHTKASAPAFDYEGEGTTDRDIDIMGRKLSALGLEEERFWRDREEQDVGGEEDPEEWAQHEDYMTQLLLKFGDRGLQQQLQQPSLKSPSPSIERTRLNSISDPWLKPDATSLGISASSPTPTSPTQSHASNQSRALSPGLMSKKNLPEMYWAQSQDGMGDSAYGSHPGPASARKIQELELDEEQDQTRSGKVFWPDSRQWYEDSLECIADELRKVQQGVGDSMDSLALSNITGASVDAEGRDRPVRYSLQAIQDNLLMPDDCEKMSNMGTFNSSHLNHSNNSLNLNLEKVTADEEVAMAMRGALSPRSEVLSPSFVHAPALRRSKSQSRPPQVVTFSEDTVDNGYEYDVNIRKHPMSERPQRRMYRTDEMSRERNRPTSHHGRSKQHRPGRHHKSRKTRSDNALHMVPLDKAQRYFDPQQQLADPRHGGMLVQHPSQRLPLAFSQTQSDYMLQGHSKGDQRTEHFMGLYREDEDDWCSTCSSSSDSDSEEEGYFLGQPIPQPRPAGRYYAEDYPTRVTALSPQSHGSHSHRRKSHRSKNCIIS; this is encoded by the exons ATGAACCTGGAGTGCATCGACAGAGGGGAGCGCCCTGCACCTCGCGGCCCTGATATGGACTCTCACATTGGGGGAAAGATGGGCAAGATGTCAGTGGGCTTTCAAAGGAGCTCTACGTCGGATGACGATTCTGGATGTGCTTTGGAGGAATACTCTTGGGTCCCACCGGGACTAAGACCAGAACAG atccaaatgtatttttcatgtcTACCTGAAGAGAAAGTGCCATATGTGAACAGTCCTGGAGAGAAACATAGGATTCGACAGCTCCTGTACCAACTGCCACCACATGATAATGAG GTGCGTTACTGCCACTCTCTGACTGAGGAGGAGAAGCGTGAACTGCAGATGTTCAGCTCTcaaagaaagagggaggcacTGGGCAGAGGAACACCCAAGATCCTGCCTCGAGCACTCCAGCACACCCGCTGCGAACAT TGTGGTGGAGGTATAAATGGAGGAGAGATGGCAATTTTTGCCTCAAGGGCAGGGCCAAGCCCCTGCTGGCACCCAGCATGCTTTGTGTGCGAAACCTGTCAAGAGCTTCTTGTGGATTTGATCTATTTCTACCAAAATGGAAAGATCTTATGTGGAAGACATCATGCTGAGCTTCTTAAACCACGATGCTCATCATGTGATGAG ATCATCTTAGCCGATGAGTGCACTGAGGCTGAGGGGCGGCATTGGCACATGAAGCACTTTGCCTGCTTCGAGTGCGAGACAATGCTCGGTGGACAGCGCTACATCATGAAGGATGGGCGGCCCTACTGCTGCGGCTGTTTTGAGTCTTTATATGCAGAGTACTGTGAAGCGTGTGGAGAAAATATAG GTGTGGACCACGCCCAGATGACCTATGAAGGAGTACACTGGCATGCCACAGATCAGTGCTTCTGTTGTGCCCAGTGTAAAACCTCTTTATTGGGATGTCCATTCCTGCCTAAAGAGGGTCGCATCTACTGCTCAAAGGCTTGCAGTCAAGGTGAAGACATTCATGCTTCAGACTCTTCGGACTCTGCCTTCCAATCGGCCCGCTCACGTGAGTCCCGCCGCAGCGTGCGAATGGGGAAGAGCAGCCGGCCCTCTGAACAGTGGAGACAGTCTGAGCTCTTTCACACCAAAGCTTCTGCTCCCGCTTTTGACTACGAGGGGGAGGGAACAACAGACAGGGACATTGATATTATGGGTCGTAAACTGTCTGCATTGGGGCTAGAAGAAGAGAGGTTTTGGAGGGATCGTGAGGAACAGGATGTCGGAGGTGAAGAAGATCCTGAGGAGTGGGCTCAGCATGAGGACTACATGACCCAGCTCTTGCTAAAATTTGGAGACCGCGGATTACAACAGCAACTTCAACAACCATCCCTAAAATCTCCCAGCCCTAGTATTGAGAGAACTAGGTTAAATAGTATTTCCGACCCGTGGCTAAAACCTGATGCTACATCTTTAGGCATTAGTGCCTCATCTCCAACCCCTACAAGCCCCACACAGAGCCATGCCTCAAACCAGTCCAGAGCCCTCAGCCCTGGACTCATGAGCAAGAAAAATCTGCCCGAAATGTACTGGGCACAGTCTCAAGACGGGATGGGTGATTCTGCATATGGGAGTCATCCAGGGCCTGCCAGTGCGCGGAAAATCCAAGAGCTGGAGCTGGATgaggagcaggaccaaaccagatctgGAAAGGTGTTTTGGCCAGACTCCAGACAGTGGTATGAAGACTCCCTGGAGTGTATCGCAGATGAACTGAGGAAGGTCCAGCAGGGTGTAGGCGACTCCATGGATTCCCTAGCGCTTTCCAACATCACCG GTGCTTCAGTGGATGCAGAAGGAAGAGACAGGCCAGTGCGGTATTCTCTTCAAGCCATCCAGGATAACCTGTTGATGCCAGATGACTGTGAGAAGATGAGCAACATGGGAACCTTCAATTCCTCTCATCTTAATCACAGTAACAATTCGCTCAACCTGAACCTGGAGAAAGTCACTGCAGATGAAGAAGTGGCAATGGCGATGAGAGGAGCCCTGTCTCCCCGCTCTGAGGTCCTATCTCCTTCATTTGTTCATGCTCCAGCACTCAGGAGGAGCAAGTCTCAGTCCAGGCCTCCTCAGGTGGTCACCTTTtctgaggacactgtggataATGGATATGAGTATGATGTCAACATTAGGAAACATCCCATGAGTGAGAGGCCTCAACGAAGGATGTATCGCACTGATGAAATGAGCCGAGAAAGAAACCGTCCAACCAGCCACCATGGACGCAGCAAACAGCACCGACCAGGCAGACACCACAAGAGCCGCAAAACCCGCTCAGACAATGCCCTTCACATGGTGCCACTGGATAAAGCACAAAGATACTTTGACCCTCAACAGCAACTGGCAGACCCCCGGCATGGGGGGATGTTGGTGCAGCACCCCTCACAAAGGTTGCCCCTGGCCTTCTCCCAAACACAGTCGGACTACATGCTTCAGGGACACTCAAAAGGAGACCAGCGGACTGAACACTTTATGGGACTCTATAGAGAGGATGAAGATGACTGGTGCTCTACATGCTCTTCTTCTTCAGACTCAGACTCTGAGGAAGAGGGATATTTCCTGGGACAACCAATCCCCCAGCCCCGTCCTGCGGGGAGATACTATGCAGAGGACTATCCCACAAGAGTAACAGCCCTGTCTCCACAGAGCCACGGCTCACATAGCCACCGGAGAAAGAGTCATCGGTctaaaaactgcatcatttcCTAA
- the pphln1 gene encoding periphilin-1 isoform X1, with product MAYRRNDRNVYDDRFINERPGPYPRAAGAVERRVPYRPEEDYGRSGYASEGAPRFFPNGGGPRNYHGEDRAYHADNVHFPAERRTGPASRRQEEYPYPAQRVPREDPHPGRTLEFNSRAPPHTVRNQGIYPAARALPESGEDTLVQAILNLDRGRKAAQFSASIRERSPVRREVARSPHSRSGSSVSSRGYSPDRAKNLPFPAAQSKSMDSTEGHAGVSEYLWGALYTQQSGHETLDKIPGLSREGSPHSASPSKEESHLPEAEPEEKVAAPAVNQEEVPKSTESFLERRAMAIATKAQEIEKVYRQDCETFGMVVKLLVAKDPNLEKQLQVPLRENLGEIRERCLEDLKQFITELDEVTRQPEPVCDSTTPTTTALTSHKLNKTGLNHSSSF from the exons A tGGCATACAGGAGAAATGACAGAAATGTGTATGATGACCGCTTTATAAATGAAAGACCG GGTCCATACCCTCGGGCAGCTGGTGCAGTGGAGAGAAGGGTCCCTTACAGACCAGAGGAAGATTATGGTCGCAGTGGTTATGCTTCTGAAGGAGCTCCTCGCTTTTTTCCAAATGGAGGTGGCCCACGCAATTACCATGGTGAAGACAGGGCCTACCATGCAGACAATGTTCATTTTCCTGCAGAGCGCAGGACAGGGCCAGCTTCAAGACGG cAGGAAGAATATCCCTACCCTGCTCAGAGAGTTCCCAGAGAAGATCCACATCCTGGAAGGACTTTAGAATTTAA TTCTCGTGCACCTCCTCATACTGTAAGAAACCAGGGTATCTACCCTGCAGCAAGAGCCCTTCCAGAAAGTGGAGAAGACACATTGGTACAAGCCATTCTCAACCTTGACCGCGG GAGGAAGGCTGCTCAGTTCTCTGCTTCCATTAGAGAGCGCTCTCCAGTGCGTAGAGAGGTAGCCCGCTCCCCCCACAGTCGCTCCGGCTCCAGCGTCAGCAGCCGGGGATACTCACCAGACCGAGCCAAGAACCTGCCATTCCCAGCAGCACAAAGCAAAA GTATGGACTCTACAGAAGGACATGCAGGTGTTTCTGAATACCTTTGGGGGGCGCTGTATACCCAACAGAGTGGACATGAAACTTTGG ACAAAATTCCTGGGCTCTCAAGGGAAGGTTCACCACATAGTGCATCTCCAAGCAAG GAGGAGAGCCATCTACCTGAAGCTGAACCAGAAGAGAAGGTGGCTGCTCCTGCCGTAAACCAAGAGGAGGTCCCGAAATCTACAGAGAGCTTTCTCGAGCGACGAGCCATGGCCATAGCAACGAAAGCCCAGGAGATTGAGAAG GTGTACCGGCAGGACTGTGAGACTTTTGGCATGGTGGTAAAGCTGCTTGTCGCTAAAGACCCTAACCTAGAAAAACAACTACAGGTTCCTCTCAGAGAGAACCTGGGGGAGATACGTGAGCGATGTTTGGAGGACCTTAAACAGTTTATTACGGAGTTGGATGAGGTGACCCGACAGCCTGAGCCAGTCTGTGACTCTACCACTCCCACCACTACAGCCCTCACCAGCCATAAGCTCAACAAGACTGGACTCAATCACAGCTCTTCTTTTTAA
- the pphln1 gene encoding periphilin-1 isoform X2, producing the protein MAYRRNDRNVYDDRFINERPGPYPRAAGAVERRVPYRPEEDYGRSGYASEGAPRFFPNGGGPRNYHGEDRAYHADNVHFPAERRTGPASRREEYPYPAQRVPREDPHPGRTLEFNSRAPPHTVRNQGIYPAARALPESGEDTLVQAILNLDRGRKAAQFSASIRERSPVRREVARSPHSRSGSSVSSRGYSPDRAKNLPFPAAQSKSMDSTEGHAGVSEYLWGALYTQQSGHETLDKIPGLSREGSPHSASPSKEESHLPEAEPEEKVAAPAVNQEEVPKSTESFLERRAMAIATKAQEIEKVYRQDCETFGMVVKLLVAKDPNLEKQLQVPLRENLGEIRERCLEDLKQFITELDEVTRQPEPVCDSTTPTTTALTSHKLNKTGLNHSSSF; encoded by the exons A tGGCATACAGGAGAAATGACAGAAATGTGTATGATGACCGCTTTATAAATGAAAGACCG GGTCCATACCCTCGGGCAGCTGGTGCAGTGGAGAGAAGGGTCCCTTACAGACCAGAGGAAGATTATGGTCGCAGTGGTTATGCTTCTGAAGGAGCTCCTCGCTTTTTTCCAAATGGAGGTGGCCCACGCAATTACCATGGTGAAGACAGGGCCTACCATGCAGACAATGTTCATTTTCCTGCAGAGCGCAGGACAGGGCCAGCTTCAAGACGG GAAGAATATCCCTACCCTGCTCAGAGAGTTCCCAGAGAAGATCCACATCCTGGAAGGACTTTAGAATTTAA TTCTCGTGCACCTCCTCATACTGTAAGAAACCAGGGTATCTACCCTGCAGCAAGAGCCCTTCCAGAAAGTGGAGAAGACACATTGGTACAAGCCATTCTCAACCTTGACCGCGG GAGGAAGGCTGCTCAGTTCTCTGCTTCCATTAGAGAGCGCTCTCCAGTGCGTAGAGAGGTAGCCCGCTCCCCCCACAGTCGCTCCGGCTCCAGCGTCAGCAGCCGGGGATACTCACCAGACCGAGCCAAGAACCTGCCATTCCCAGCAGCACAAAGCAAAA GTATGGACTCTACAGAAGGACATGCAGGTGTTTCTGAATACCTTTGGGGGGCGCTGTATACCCAACAGAGTGGACATGAAACTTTGG ACAAAATTCCTGGGCTCTCAAGGGAAGGTTCACCACATAGTGCATCTCCAAGCAAG GAGGAGAGCCATCTACCTGAAGCTGAACCAGAAGAGAAGGTGGCTGCTCCTGCCGTAAACCAAGAGGAGGTCCCGAAATCTACAGAGAGCTTTCTCGAGCGACGAGCCATGGCCATAGCAACGAAAGCCCAGGAGATTGAGAAG GTGTACCGGCAGGACTGTGAGACTTTTGGCATGGTGGTAAAGCTGCTTGTCGCTAAAGACCCTAACCTAGAAAAACAACTACAGGTTCCTCTCAGAGAGAACCTGGGGGAGATACGTGAGCGATGTTTGGAGGACCTTAAACAGTTTATTACGGAGTTGGATGAGGTGACCCGACAGCCTGAGCCAGTCTGTGACTCTACCACTCCCACCACTACAGCCCTCACCAGCCATAAGCTCAACAAGACTGGACTCAATCACAGCTCTTCTTTTTAA
- the prickle1b gene encoding prickle-like protein 1b isoform X1, whose product MLFLERPCVMNLECIDRGERPAPRGPDMDSHIGGKMGKMSVGFQRSSTSDDDSGCALEEYSWVPPGLRPEQIQMYFSCLPEEKVPYVNSPGEKHRIRQLLYQLPPHDNEVRYCHSLTEEEKRELQMFSSQRKREALGRGTPKILPRALQHTRCEHCGGGINGGEMAIFASRAGPSPCWHPACFVCETCQELLVDLIYFYQNGKILCGRHHAELLKPRCSSCDEIILADECTEAEGRHWHMKHFACFECETMLGGQRYIMKDGRPYCCGCFESLYAEYCEACGENIGVDHAQMTYEGVHWHATDQCFCCAQCKTSLLGCPFLPKEGRIYCSKACSQGEDIHASDSSDSAFQSARSRESRRSVRMGKSSRPSEQWRQSELFHTKASAPAFDYEGEGTTDRDIDIMGRKLSALGLEEERFWRDREEQDVGGEEDPEEWAQHEDYMTQLLLKFGDRGLQQQLQQPSLKSPSPSIERTRLNSISDPWLKPDATSLGISASSPTPTSPTQSHASNQSRALSPGLMSKKNLPEMYWAQSQDGMGDSAYGSHPGPASARKIQELELDEEQDQTRSGKVFWPDSRQWYEDSLECIADELRKVQQGVGDSMDSLALSNITGASVDAEGRDRPVRYSLQAIQDNLLMPDDCEKMSNMGTFNSSHLNHSNNSLNLNLEKVTADEEVAMAMRGALSPRSEVLSPSFVHAPALRRSKSQSRPPQVVTFSEDTVDNGYEYDVNIRKHPMSERPQRRMYRTDEMSRERNRPTSHHGRSKQHRPGRHHKSRKTRSDNALHMVPLDKAQRYFDPQQQLADPRHGGMLVQHPSQRLPLAFSQTQSDYMLQGHSKGDQRTEHFMGLYREDEDDWCSTCSSSSDSDSEEEGYFLGQPIPQPRPAGRYYAEDYPTRVTALSPQSHGSHSHRRKSHRSKNCIIS is encoded by the exons ATGCTTTTCCTAGAG CGGCCTTGTGTGATGAACCTGGAGTGCATCGACAGAGGGGAGCGCCCTGCACCTCGCGGCCCTGATATGGACTCTCACATTGGGGGAAAGATGGGCAAGATGTCAGTGGGCTTTCAAAGGAGCTCTACGTCGGATGACGATTCTGGATGTGCTTTGGAGGAATACTCTTGGGTCCCACCGGGACTAAGACCAGAACAG atccaaatgtatttttcatgtcTACCTGAAGAGAAAGTGCCATATGTGAACAGTCCTGGAGAGAAACATAGGATTCGACAGCTCCTGTACCAACTGCCACCACATGATAATGAG GTGCGTTACTGCCACTCTCTGACTGAGGAGGAGAAGCGTGAACTGCAGATGTTCAGCTCTcaaagaaagagggaggcacTGGGCAGAGGAACACCCAAGATCCTGCCTCGAGCACTCCAGCACACCCGCTGCGAACAT TGTGGTGGAGGTATAAATGGAGGAGAGATGGCAATTTTTGCCTCAAGGGCAGGGCCAAGCCCCTGCTGGCACCCAGCATGCTTTGTGTGCGAAACCTGTCAAGAGCTTCTTGTGGATTTGATCTATTTCTACCAAAATGGAAAGATCTTATGTGGAAGACATCATGCTGAGCTTCTTAAACCACGATGCTCATCATGTGATGAG ATCATCTTAGCCGATGAGTGCACTGAGGCTGAGGGGCGGCATTGGCACATGAAGCACTTTGCCTGCTTCGAGTGCGAGACAATGCTCGGTGGACAGCGCTACATCATGAAGGATGGGCGGCCCTACTGCTGCGGCTGTTTTGAGTCTTTATATGCAGAGTACTGTGAAGCGTGTGGAGAAAATATAG GTGTGGACCACGCCCAGATGACCTATGAAGGAGTACACTGGCATGCCACAGATCAGTGCTTCTGTTGTGCCCAGTGTAAAACCTCTTTATTGGGATGTCCATTCCTGCCTAAAGAGGGTCGCATCTACTGCTCAAAGGCTTGCAGTCAAGGTGAAGACATTCATGCTTCAGACTCTTCGGACTCTGCCTTCCAATCGGCCCGCTCACGTGAGTCCCGCCGCAGCGTGCGAATGGGGAAGAGCAGCCGGCCCTCTGAACAGTGGAGACAGTCTGAGCTCTTTCACACCAAAGCTTCTGCTCCCGCTTTTGACTACGAGGGGGAGGGAACAACAGACAGGGACATTGATATTATGGGTCGTAAACTGTCTGCATTGGGGCTAGAAGAAGAGAGGTTTTGGAGGGATCGTGAGGAACAGGATGTCGGAGGTGAAGAAGATCCTGAGGAGTGGGCTCAGCATGAGGACTACATGACCCAGCTCTTGCTAAAATTTGGAGACCGCGGATTACAACAGCAACTTCAACAACCATCCCTAAAATCTCCCAGCCCTAGTATTGAGAGAACTAGGTTAAATAGTATTTCCGACCCGTGGCTAAAACCTGATGCTACATCTTTAGGCATTAGTGCCTCATCTCCAACCCCTACAAGCCCCACACAGAGCCATGCCTCAAACCAGTCCAGAGCCCTCAGCCCTGGACTCATGAGCAAGAAAAATCTGCCCGAAATGTACTGGGCACAGTCTCAAGACGGGATGGGTGATTCTGCATATGGGAGTCATCCAGGGCCTGCCAGTGCGCGGAAAATCCAAGAGCTGGAGCTGGATgaggagcaggaccaaaccagatctgGAAAGGTGTTTTGGCCAGACTCCAGACAGTGGTATGAAGACTCCCTGGAGTGTATCGCAGATGAACTGAGGAAGGTCCAGCAGGGTGTAGGCGACTCCATGGATTCCCTAGCGCTTTCCAACATCACCG GTGCTTCAGTGGATGCAGAAGGAAGAGACAGGCCAGTGCGGTATTCTCTTCAAGCCATCCAGGATAACCTGTTGATGCCAGATGACTGTGAGAAGATGAGCAACATGGGAACCTTCAATTCCTCTCATCTTAATCACAGTAACAATTCGCTCAACCTGAACCTGGAGAAAGTCACTGCAGATGAAGAAGTGGCAATGGCGATGAGAGGAGCCCTGTCTCCCCGCTCTGAGGTCCTATCTCCTTCATTTGTTCATGCTCCAGCACTCAGGAGGAGCAAGTCTCAGTCCAGGCCTCCTCAGGTGGTCACCTTTtctgaggacactgtggataATGGATATGAGTATGATGTCAACATTAGGAAACATCCCATGAGTGAGAGGCCTCAACGAAGGATGTATCGCACTGATGAAATGAGCCGAGAAAGAAACCGTCCAACCAGCCACCATGGACGCAGCAAACAGCACCGACCAGGCAGACACCACAAGAGCCGCAAAACCCGCTCAGACAATGCCCTTCACATGGTGCCACTGGATAAAGCACAAAGATACTTTGACCCTCAACAGCAACTGGCAGACCCCCGGCATGGGGGGATGTTGGTGCAGCACCCCTCACAAAGGTTGCCCCTGGCCTTCTCCCAAACACAGTCGGACTACATGCTTCAGGGACACTCAAAAGGAGACCAGCGGACTGAACACTTTATGGGACTCTATAGAGAGGATGAAGATGACTGGTGCTCTACATGCTCTTCTTCTTCAGACTCAGACTCTGAGGAAGAGGGATATTTCCTGGGACAACCAATCCCCCAGCCCCGTCCTGCGGGGAGATACTATGCAGAGGACTATCCCACAAGAGTAACAGCCCTGTCTCCACAGAGCCACGGCTCACATAGCCACCGGAGAAAGAGTCATCGGTctaaaaactgcatcatttcCTAA